From Daucus carota subsp. sativus chromosome 6, DH1 v3.0, whole genome shotgun sequence:
CTTTTATTTGACAACTACAAGTTTACAACTTATTATGCGTATACCATAACCATTTTGACACAGAAATTTTATCAACTCATACAATGAGATTACAACATCTCCTTTCTCATCCTCGGAGATTGCCAGTCATCGCCATTTCCAGCCTAAGAGATACTAAACATACGTAACACACAGACTTCGCGTTTAAGCAGAAATTTGGAAATAAATCATGATTACTTGGTTTTTCCTTCTGGAACAATGAAAGAGCTGGCAACAAGTAGCACTTCTAACGATCTTGATTTCCTATTCCTCGACATCCCTGCCTCTTTTAATAACGCGGCTAGTCTCCTCTTTTCATCATCCACATCAGGATGTGCTGTGCCTAGCTTCTCTTCTCTCATCGCGACAACATGTTCCAAGATTTCTATCGCGTCACTCCACCTGGATTCACCTcaacataataaaaaaatttaagacaCCGAACCTTATACACATTCAATCTGCAGATGATAAGGTAAACATATAATCATTTACAGAAAGTATAAAAATAGTAGTAACCTGCCCATTGCATCATAAGTACCAGCTAGATTGCTGTAGACTCCAAGTGTGTCTGGGTGATAAGGTCCATATTCATTCTCCATAATAGTTCTGGCTTCTTCAAACAAATCTGCAGCCTCGTTGATCGAATATACTTGCACACAGGCAAGTCCCATTTGGTTAAGAGCAACAGCAAACATAGAAGATTTCTTTTCTCCAATGGCTCTAAACTTCGAAATAGCACTTTTTAGAGAATTATAAGACTCTGAATATTTTTCCATCATATAGTAAATTACCCCCATCTGGGCTTCAATTCCTGCCACTGTGCTTTGTTCACCTACTTTGCCATCGTATACCTTAAGAGCCTTCTTGAGCAAGTTGAGCGCTTGGTCCAGTTCATTCATAGATTCATATATAGCAgaaacttcaatcaagccattAGCAATCTCTTCTTTACGGCTACCAGGGGTGGGCTTCATATAAAACCGAAGTGCATTTTCACAGTAAGACCTTGATTCCCTGAATTTCCCTATCTTGTTGTACAAATTAGCCAGACGAATGAAAACCGAGGCAACTGATGAATGCTTCTCTCCTTTCATAGACTTGAACACAGTGAGTGCTTTCTGATAAGCAAAAACAGCCTCATCGTACCTTGCTAAAGATAGATAAGCATCGCCTATGTTGCAATCAATTGCAGCCACATCGGCTTCTTGGCCATTAGCAGCCATAGACATGCTTGCTAGTACGTAATGCTCAAGAGCAGCTTCATGATCACCCTTGGAATCAGAAATAAGTCCCATAAGTCTCCTATCTGCTGCTTCTTCTAAAGAGGCAGATGAGCCATTCTCACGATGGATGTCAAGTGCTTTCTGACAAAGCTTCTCAGCCTCTTCAAATTGCAACATCTGAACATGAGCTTCAGCCACATACCTGCAAGTTTCACCTAAACGAAAGTCCTTTTCCCCTAGCACCTGTTCTTGAATCTCCAAACCTGCTGTATAGCACAGTATTGAATTCTCAATCAGGCCCAGCATCGCATATGTATCACCTAATTGCATACACCCCGTAAATTTAGCAAGTGCATGTTTTTCGCCTTCATCCATACCTGGAATCTCAATGGAGCGCTCAAGAAGCGGAATTGCATCATTGTACTGGCCCATGCTGCAGTACAATGCAGATACAACATGTAAACACATGACATAATCCAAATTCAATTTCCCATCTTCACTTGTCTCAAATGATTTCAGTGCTCGTAGCCCAACATCAAGAACTTTTTTAGGATTTTCCCCAGATGAAACCATATCCCTTGTCTGTTTAAGTAAATAAGGTCCAAGGTATTCTTCATCAAAAGAAACCTCAGCCCCATTCATCGACTTCACTGCTCCGACAGGGGAACTCTTTTCACCTTTCAGGCCATAACCTTTACTTGATGTCTTCAAATTTCGTTTCCCAGAAGGCGGCTTATCCTGAGAAGACCTATTCTTGGTAACAGGTGttaattttttagattttgCAACAGCAGATCtagttttgtttttatatttctcATCTGTCTGATCAATTTCTGGCTCGGCCAGATCATTCTTTTCCAGTGCTTTGTCATTCACCATCACAATTTCTTTCGTCTTTTCATCAAAAACATCTCCACCAGCAAGAAAGCGCAGTTCAGAATCAATTCTTGATTCCTGGCCATACGACAGCAAACTATACCGTGACGGCGACTGATCTGAGCTCTGCATGTCATACACATTGTGATAAAGCTGCTCAATTGAATTATTAACAGGTCCATCAATGGATAAATCGATGGAGTCACTATCAGGACTGTGTGTACTCAAAGGACTTCTTGGCGACGCATTAGTACAACCTTCTTTATTAGATTGATAGTGTCCACTGCGTTCACTTGGAGTTCCATCCACAAGTGTAGCCATACAATTCAATTCTAAACATCAACATAAATGTTAGTTAACATATCAAATTAAACTACCAGAAATTATTCATCATGTTATAATaagaaattatgcaaaattcagatttatattttatgtatccTTAGTTCTTCCATCCATATAACTCTAGCAATATGTTTCCCTTCACAGCATTATAAGAGTCTGTTTCGCTTTCTTTCTTAATCGcatttaaatcataaaaattaaattcactgGACTTAACC
This genomic window contains:
- the LOC108226428 gene encoding protein KINESIN LIGHT CHAIN-RELATED 2: MATLVDGTPSERSGHYQSNKEGCTNASPRSPLSTHSPDSDSIDLSIDGPVNNSIEQLYHNVYDMQSSDQSPSRYSLLSYGQESRIDSELRFLAGGDVFDEKTKEIVMVNDKALEKNDLAEPEIDQTDEKYKNKTRSAVAKSKKLTPVTKNRSSQDKPPSGKRNLKTSSKGYGLKGEKSSPVGAVKSMNGAEVSFDEEYLGPYLLKQTRDMVSSGENPKKVLDVGLRALKSFETSEDGKLNLDYVMCLHVVSALYCSMGQYNDAIPLLERSIEIPGMDEGEKHALAKFTGCMQLGDTYAMLGLIENSILCYTAGLEIQEQVLGEKDFRLGETCRYVAEAHVQMLQFEEAEKLCQKALDIHRENGSSASLEEAADRRLMGLISDSKGDHEAALEHYVLASMSMAANGQEADVAAIDCNIGDAYLSLARYDEAVFAYQKALTVFKSMKGEKHSSVASVFIRLANLYNKIGKFRESRSYCENALRFYMKPTPGSRKEEIANGLIEVSAIYESMNELDQALNLLKKALKVYDGKVGEQSTVAGIEAQMGVIYYMMEKYSESYNSLKSAISKFRAIGEKKSSMFAVALNQMGLACVQVYSINEAADLFEEARTIMENEYGPYHPDTLGVYSNLAGTYDAMGRWSDAIEILEHVVAMREEKLGTAHPDVDDEKRRLAALLKEAGMSRNRKSRSLEVLLVASSFIVPEGKTK